The following are encoded together in the Malaya genurostris strain Urasoe2022 chromosome 3, Malgen_1.1, whole genome shotgun sequence genome:
- the LOC131439388 gene encoding arrestin homolog: protein MVVAVKVYKKAAPNGKITVYLGKRDFIDHVEYCEPVDGVVVLDQDYLRGRRVYGQLITTYRYGREEDEVMGVKFSKEICLCKEQVYPMVNSKMEMTPMQERLVKKLGANAYPFTFHFPNMSPSSVTLQAGEDDQGKPLGVEYSIKIYVGEEDEEKGHKRSSVNLLIKKLQHAPATRGRRLPSSLVSKGFTFSQGKINLEVTLDREVYYHGEKIAANIVITNNSRKTVKSIKCFVVQHCEVTMVNAQFSKHIASLETREGCPITPGASFTKSFFLVPLASSNKDRRGIALDGHLKDEDVNLASSTLICEGKNHGDAMGIVISYSLRVKLNCGTLGGELQTDVPFKLLTPAPGTAERERVNAMKKMKSIERHRYENSHYADDDDNIVFEDFARLRMNEPE from the exons ATGGTTGTAGCAGTAAAAGTTTACAAGAAAGCCGCGCCAAATGGAAAGATCACCGTCTATCTCGGCAAGCGTGACTTTATCGACCACGTAGAATACTGCGAACCGGTCGATGGAGTCGTCGTGCTGGATCAGGATTACCTGCGTGGCCGTCGGGTGTATGGACAG CTAATCACCACTTACCGATATGGTCGCGAGGAGGATGAGGTCATGGGGGTCAAGTTCTCCAAGGAGATCTGCCTCTGCAAGGAGCAGGTCTACCCGATGGTGAACTCCAAGATGGAGATGACCCCGATGCAGGAGCGCCTGGTCAAGAAGCTCGGTGCCAACGCGTATCCGTTCACCTTCCACTTCCCGAACATGTCGCCTAGCTCGGTCACACTGCAGGCCGGCGAGGATGACCAGGGTAAACCGCTCGGTGTCGAGTACTCGATCAAGATCTACGTCGGCGAAGAGGACGAGGAGAAGGGTCACAAGCGCAGCAGCGTGAATCTGCTGATCAAGAAACTCCAGCATGCTCCGGCTACCCGCGGACGCCGTCTGCCTTCGTCGTTGGTCAGCAAGGGATTCACTTTCTCGCAGGGCAAGATCAACCTGGAGGTGACGCTGGATCGGGAGGTGTACTACCATGGTGAAAAGATCGCCGCCAACATCGTGATTACTAACAACTCCCGCAAAACGGTCAAGAGCATCAAGTGCTTCGTTGTGCAGCACTGCGAG GTCACAATGGTCAACGCCCAGTTCAGCAAACACATCGCTTCGCTGGAAACTCGTGAAGGTTGCCCGATCACACCGGGAGCAAGCTTCACCAAGTCGTTCTTCCTGGTCCCGTTGGCTTCCAGCAACAAGGACCGTCGCGGAATTGCCCTCGACGGACACCTGAAGGACGAGGATGTCAACTTGGCCTCGTCGACGCTGATCTGCGAGGGCAAGAACCATGGTGACGCCATGGGTATCGTCATTTCGTACTCGCTGCGAGTCAAGCTGAACTGTGGAACCCTTGGCGGAGAGCTGCAGACTGACGTTCCCTTCAAGCTGTTGACTCCAGCTCCTG GAACTGCTGAGCGTGAACGCGTCAACGCCATGAAGAAAATGAAGTCGATCGAACGCCACCGCTACGAGAACTCTCACTACGCCGACGATGACGACAACATCGTCTTCGAGGACTTCGCTCGTCTGCGAATGAATGAGCCAGAATAA